The window TCAATTGAGCACTACTAGCCTGCCCTCTCTGACCTCTACCTTCACCAAGGTTTTTATTTTGATCCCTAGCTCCTGCTCCAAGGCCTTCTTGCCCTCTCCCTTCTCCACGGCGACGATCACATCCCTTAACTCGGCACCTATCTCTCTCAGCGCCAAGACTATGGCGCGCAAAGTTCCACCAGTGGAGACAACGTCGTCCACTAGCACTATCCTATCCCCCTTGGAGATGCCATTGATATACATCTCCCCCTTGGAATAACCGGTGACCTGATGCAATGGTACTTCTCCAGGAAGGCCGTATCGTCTCTTACGCACCACACTGTAAGGTATGCCTAGCTCCAAGGAAAGGGGTACCGCGATAGGTATGCCCATGGCCTCGGGGGCTAGTATCACGTCGCAATGGAAATCCCCTACTCGTTTGAATCCTTCCAGCACCTCGGTGAGGATGCGAGGATCCATACGAGGGACACCGTCTGTGATGGGATGGACGAAGTAGTCATACTCCCCTT of the Methanomassiliicoccales archaeon genome contains:
- the hpt gene encoding hypoxanthine/guanine phosphoribosyltransferase, translated to MLENFKHSLEASPIIKKGEYDYFVHPITDGVPRMDPRILTEVLEGFKRVGDFHCDVILAPEAMGIPIAVPLSLELGIPYSVVRKRRYGLPGEVPLHQVTGYSKGEMYINGISKGDRIVLVDDVVSTGGTLRAIVLALREIGAELRDVIVAVEKGEGKKALEQELGIKIKTLVKVEVREGRLVVLN